From Pantoea sp. Ep11b, the proteins below share one genomic window:
- the glgX gene encoding glycogen debranching protein GlgX, whose protein sequence is MSNSQRFEITAGYSHLLGANFDGQGVNFALFSAHAERVELCLYDPSGTTEIARLTLPEYTHEVWHGYVPGLKPGALYGYRVYGPYDPENGHRFNPNKLLLDPYARELAGDIAWNEAHFAYDLYHDDKDLTFDSRDSAPFTPKCRVIDPNAFDWQDNNRPGVPWPKTVIYETHVKGFTQLNPALPPELRGTFDGMGHRASVDYIKSLGITSVELLPVHWFPDDQHLLDKGLKNFWGYNTLGFFAPATRYFGPRGIQGFRDMVRAFHDAGIEVILDVVYNHTAEGNELGPTLSFKGIDNFSYYRTMPDQHRYYINDTGTGNTVNTSHPRVLQMVLDSLRYWSESMHIDGFRFDLGTILGREPDGFDPRGGFFDAVMQDPILSQKKLIGEPWDIGPGGYQVGSFPPGWAEWNDQYRDTVRDYWKGNNVSTDFAARLLGSGDLYDQHGRRPWASVNFITAHDGFTLNDLVSYNDKHNAENGEDNNDGHNDNRSYNYGAEGPTDDEAINAVRERQKRNFLATLIFSHGTPMLLAGDEFGRSQMGNNNGYCQDSEISWVHWENLPESAEALREFTRQILRLRAEQPLLRRENWRDGMEIKWFNAGGGFQQSEQWDEGSTLGVYIGRPDLQTEEGIWHDVLMLLNPFEGNVPFRIPQFGEGGWVLELTTSDVAKRGLVITKEKDFELEGRSFALFRRP, encoded by the coding sequence ATGTCAAACAGTCAGCGTTTTGAAATTACGGCGGGTTACAGCCATTTGCTGGGGGCCAACTTTGACGGTCAGGGCGTGAACTTCGCCCTGTTCAGCGCCCACGCCGAGCGGGTTGAACTCTGTCTGTACGATCCCAGCGGCACGACGGAAATTGCCCGTCTGACGTTGCCGGAATATACCCATGAAGTCTGGCACGGCTATGTGCCGGGTCTGAAGCCCGGTGCGCTTTATGGCTACCGGGTTTACGGCCCTTACGATCCGGAAAATGGTCATCGCTTTAACCCTAACAAACTCCTGCTCGACCCTTATGCCCGCGAACTGGCGGGCGACATTGCGTGGAACGAGGCGCACTTCGCCTACGATCTCTACCATGACGATAAAGATCTGACGTTCGACAGCCGCGACAGCGCGCCGTTTACACCTAAGTGCCGGGTTATCGACCCGAATGCGTTCGACTGGCAGGACAATAACCGTCCAGGCGTGCCCTGGCCGAAAACGGTGATTTATGAAACCCACGTCAAGGGCTTTACCCAGCTCAATCCTGCGCTGCCACCCGAACTGCGCGGCACCTTTGACGGCATGGGCCACAGAGCGAGCGTCGATTACATCAAAAGCTTAGGGATCACCTCGGTCGAACTGCTGCCGGTGCACTGGTTCCCGGACGATCAGCACCTGCTGGATAAGGGGCTGAAGAACTTCTGGGGCTACAACACGCTGGGCTTCTTTGCGCCTGCCACCCGCTATTTCGGACCGCGCGGCATTCAGGGCTTCCGCGACATGGTGCGCGCCTTCCACGACGCCGGGATCGAGGTGATCCTCGACGTGGTCTACAACCACACCGCCGAGGGAAATGAGCTTGGCCCGACGCTGTCGTTTAAGGGCATCGATAACTTCTCCTATTACCGTACGATGCCCGATCAGCACCGTTACTACATCAACGACACCGGCACCGGCAACACCGTTAACACGTCGCATCCGCGCGTGCTGCAGATGGTGCTCGATTCGCTGCGCTACTGGTCTGAGTCGATGCATATCGACGGTTTCCGTTTCGACCTCGGCACTATTCTTGGCCGCGAGCCGGATGGTTTTGACCCGCGCGGCGGCTTTTTCGATGCCGTGATGCAGGACCCGATTCTGTCGCAGAAGAAGCTGATTGGCGAACCCTGGGATATCGGACCGGGCGGTTATCAGGTGGGCAGCTTCCCGCCCGGCTGGGCAGAGTGGAACGATCAGTATCGCGATACCGTGCGTGACTACTGGAAAGGCAACAACGTCTCAACAGACTTTGCGGCCCGCCTGCTCGGCTCCGGCGATCTGTACGACCAGCACGGCCGTCGCCCCTGGGCCAGCGTCAACTTCATCACCGCGCACGACGGCTTCACCCTCAACGACCTGGTCTCCTACAACGACAAGCACAACGCGGAGAATGGTGAAGATAACAACGACGGGCACAACGACAACCGCTCGTATAACTACGGTGCCGAAGGCCCGACCGACGACGAAGCCATCAACGCGGTGCGCGAACGTCAGAAGCGCAACTTCCTTGCCACGCTGATCTTCTCTCACGGCACGCCGATGCTGCTGGCAGGCGATGAGTTTGGCCGCAGCCAGATGGGTAACAACAACGGCTACTGCCAGGACAGCGAGATCTCCTGGGTGCACTGGGAGAACCTGCCGGAGTCCGCCGAGGCGCTGCGCGAGTTTACCCGCCAGATCCTGCGGTTACGTGCGGAGCAGCCGCTACTGCGGCGTGAAAACTGGCGCGACGGCATGGAGATCAAATGGTTCAACGCCGGGGGCGGGTTCCAGCAGAGCGAGCAGTGGGATGAGGGCTCCACGCTGGGCGTCTATATCGGGCGGCCGGACCTGCAGACTGAAGAGGGTATCTGGCATGACGTCCTGATGCTGCTCAATCCGTTTGAAGGCAATGTGCCCTTCCGCATCCCGCAGTTTGGCGAAGGCGGCTGGGTGCTGGAGCTGACCACCAGCGACGTGGCGAAACGGGGTCTGGTGATCACTAAAGAGAAGGATTTCGAACTGGAAGGCCGCAGTTTTGCCCTGTTCAGACGCCCGTAA